A stretch of Corynebacterium timonense DNA encodes these proteins:
- a CDS encoding histidine kinase, with product MSRRESTPLARMRSIATLTFVVAVGIAAGVLIVVGSTTIWQPLIAAPSIAVAVWEAARWHTPLNLRVAMIGLVVTEITWLFGALFTLGPVFALGFCVVGAVTISKLPRWQGPAAGLLMVVVLATGLLTLIGGPEVSGPYLLIAIGGAALFTVVFCLNATAWRLFTELDAKRQTEVELALMKERVRFASDLHDIQGHTLHVVKLKTALAQKLVGEDPSRVDKELRQVQELISETISQTNTLAYGNRRLTLSAEIENAKNLFEAAGIRVNVNQVEKIRGEFEEPMSLVLREATTNILRHAEARSVGIVLNRASIAITNDGCAPGPAPQLRGLAALRTRVRERGGEMEIAKCGRSFVTAATFPGTEKG from the coding sequence ATGAGCCGTAGGGAATCGACCCCACTGGCTCGTATGCGGTCGATCGCCACCCTGACCTTTGTGGTGGCCGTGGGAATCGCGGCTGGCGTCCTGATCGTGGTTGGGTCCACGACAATATGGCAGCCGCTGATAGCCGCCCCGAGTATTGCCGTGGCAGTCTGGGAGGCGGCCAGATGGCATACCCCCCTGAATTTACGGGTGGCGATGATTGGCCTCGTCGTCACCGAAATAACCTGGCTTTTTGGCGCGCTATTCACTCTTGGGCCGGTGTTTGCCTTAGGTTTCTGCGTAGTGGGTGCCGTGACAATTTCCAAACTCCCCCGGTGGCAAGGCCCCGCCGCTGGTCTGCTCATGGTTGTCGTCCTCGCTACTGGCCTACTCACCCTTATCGGCGGGCCGGAGGTCTCCGGCCCATATTTGCTTATCGCCATCGGTGGAGCCGCTCTATTTACTGTCGTATTCTGCCTTAACGCAACCGCATGGCGGCTGTTCACCGAGCTCGACGCGAAGCGGCAGACCGAGGTTGAACTGGCTTTGATGAAAGAACGCGTCCGGTTCGCAAGCGACCTGCACGATATCCAGGGTCACACGCTACATGTGGTCAAACTGAAAACAGCACTGGCCCAGAAACTCGTCGGCGAGGATCCATCGCGAGTAGACAAGGAACTCCGACAGGTACAGGAGCTGATTTCCGAGACGATATCGCAGACGAATACGTTAGCGTACGGCAACAGACGTCTGACTCTTTCCGCCGAGATTGAAAACGCTAAAAATCTTTTCGAAGCAGCGGGTATCCGCGTAAATGTCAATCAAGTGGAAAAAATACGTGGTGAGTTCGAGGAACCAATGAGTCTAGTTCTGCGCGAGGCGACGACTAACATCTTGCGACACGCCGAAGCCCGGTCCGTAGGGATTGTGCTGAATCGGGCTTCCATCGCAATCACAAACGACGGGTGTGCCCCCGGGCCAGCACCGCAGTTGCGTGGGCTAGCGGCACTGAGAACGCGCGTTCGTGAACGGGGCGGAGAGATGGAGATAGCAAAATGTGGGAGGTCGTTTGTCACTGCTGCTACGTTCCCCGGCACTGAGAAAGGGTGA
- a CDS encoding response regulator transcription factor — protein MTTRIVLADDENLLRSALAAILPLESDITVVAEASDGSEAVAVTLQHRPDVLVIDMEMPTMDGLDATEAILAECPEQTILMLTRHARPGILRKALALGVRGFVSKAAEPAQIGEVVQALHQGRRWIDPEVSALAVMDDCPLTEREIDVLRETTEGYSVAEISSRLHLAEGTVRNYLSRAMQKTHAATRHEAARYAREHDWL, from the coding sequence ATGACCACGCGTATCGTCCTCGCCGATGATGAGAACCTACTGCGCAGCGCCCTCGCTGCCATCCTCCCGCTCGAATCGGACATAACGGTTGTCGCGGAGGCTTCTGACGGCAGCGAAGCCGTAGCCGTGACCCTGCAGCATCGACCCGATGTACTCGTCATCGACATGGAGATGCCAACGATGGACGGGCTCGACGCGACAGAAGCGATACTAGCGGAATGCCCGGAGCAGACGATCCTCATGCTGACTCGCCACGCGCGACCAGGCATCCTTCGCAAAGCACTTGCCTTGGGTGTGCGCGGATTCGTGAGCAAAGCTGCGGAACCCGCACAGATAGGCGAGGTTGTGCAAGCCCTTCATCAAGGACGCCGCTGGATAGACCCTGAAGTGTCCGCGTTAGCAGTCATGGATGACTGTCCGCTGACCGAACGGGAAATTGACGTGCTCAGAGAAACCACCGAAGGGTATTCGGTCGCTGAAATTTCCTCTCGGCTGCACCTAGCAGAAGGTACGGTGCGCAATTATCTATCCCGCGCGATGCAGAAGACACACGCGGCCACACGTCACGAGGCTGCGCGTTATGCCCGGGAGCATGATTGGCTATAA
- a CDS encoding thiol-disulfide oxidoreductase DCC family protein: protein MAAVDLVFDGQCGFCTRAVLAIKRLDRNGRVTVHPFQRDGVLDQFDLTPPDVQNAAWAISGTGRYGGAGSINIALDAALGISLFSRFYRLPGVRHAQDRVYGWVASRRYLFRGVTPWCSANADDCGAAVPGASCGINAQSTSGSCRLSASISWTRTASVSTNRPHDGEERAWICSS, encoded by the coding sequence ATGGCGGCTGTTGATTTGGTATTCGATGGCCAGTGCGGTTTTTGCACACGCGCCGTACTCGCGATCAAGCGCCTCGATCGTAATGGGCGGGTCACAGTCCATCCGTTTCAACGTGACGGAGTGCTGGATCAGTTCGACCTCACCCCGCCGGATGTCCAGAACGCGGCGTGGGCAATCTCAGGTACTGGTCGATACGGTGGTGCCGGTTCCATCAACATCGCGCTAGATGCCGCGCTTGGGATTTCGCTGTTCTCCCGATTCTACCGCCTGCCTGGAGTCCGACATGCGCAGGACCGCGTGTATGGTTGGGTTGCTTCGCGACGTTATCTTTTCCGCGGAGTGACACCATGGTGCTCTGCGAACGCCGACGACTGCGGCGCTGCAGTACCGGGCGCATCATGCGGCATCAATGCGCAGTCTACATCGGGGTCATGCCGATTGTCAGCGAGCATCAGTTGGACCAGAACAGCCAGCGTATCGACAAATCGGCCGCATGACGGGGAGGAGCGCGCATGGATTTGTTCGTCGTAA